The following proteins are co-located in the Carassius auratus strain Wakin unplaced genomic scaffold, ASM336829v1 scaf_tig00007919, whole genome shotgun sequence genome:
- the LOC113071724 gene encoding alpha-(1,3)-fucosyltransferase 9-like — protein sequence MPSAPTYRILRPLLLGIFLLGCFVTLFLMYIKPSTSWLSGPVESETSTARVKSLLSTRSEQNQTTVLVWLWPFAETYDLNVCSSLFSIDGCFITADRNLYNKSDAVVIHHRDITSDLSNMPPAYRPTLQRWIWMNFESPSHSSQLPGIENLFNLTLNYRQDADIEVPYGSIVAAQGEEDFVPPSKNKLICWIVSNWNPDHVRVKYYNELYKHIEVHAYGQAFGEYISDQDYFPTVASCKFYLAFENSIHKDYITEKLYNPLSVGTVPVVLGPPRENYQNFVQGNAFIHVDDFPSPKELADYLLFLDKNEELYLKYFDWRKHFKVKKAYFWAEHTCLACDYVRRHNEYKAINNLDKWYWG from the coding sequence ATGCCATCTGCACCAACTTACAGAATCCTACGACCCCTCCTTCTCGGTATCTTTTTATTAGGATGCTTTGTGACTTTGTTTTTAATGTACATCAAACCATCTACGAGCTGGTTGTCAGGCCCGGTTGAGTCAGAAACATCCACAGCCCGAGTGAAGAGCCTCCTTTCCACCCGAAGTGAGCAGAACCAGACCACCGTCTTGGTCTGGCTTTGGCCTTTCGCTGAGACCTATGACCTGAACGTCTGCAGCTCTTTGTTCAGCATCGATGGCTGCTTCATCACCGCCGACCGAAACCTTTACAACAAATCCGACGCCGTGGTCATACATCACAGGGACATCACCAGCGACCTGTCCAACATGCCACCGGCGTATCGGCCCACGTTGCAGAGATGGATTTGGATGAACTTCGAATCACCTTCGCATTCATCTCAGTTACCAGGAATTGAAAACTTGTTTAATTTAACTCTAAACTATCGGCAGGATGCTGATATAGAAGTGCCTTATGGATCGATTGTCGCAGCCCAAGGAGAGGAGGACTTCGTGCCACCGAGCAAGAACAAGCTGATTTGTTGGATCGTCAGCAATTGGAACCCAGACCACGTCAGAGTGAAATACTACAATGAACTCTACAAGCACATCGAGGTTCATGCATACGGACAAGCATTTGGTGAGTACATTTCTGACCAGGACTATTTCCCTACAGTTGCAAGCTGTAAATTCTATTTGGCATTCGAGAACTCGATTCACAAAGACTATATCACTGAGAAATTGTACAACCCGCTCTCCGTTGGCACCGTACCCGTTGTGCTCGGACCACCAAGGGAGAACTATCAGAACTTTGTGCAGGGAAATGCTTTCATCCACGTTGATGACTTCCCGTCTCCGAAGGAGCTGGCTGATTATCTCCTGTTCCTTGACAAAAACGAGGAGCTTTACCTGAAGTACTTTGACTGGCGTAAACACTTTAAGGTGAAAAAGGCGTACTTCTGGGCCGAGCACACTTGTCTGGCTTGCGATTATGTCAGAAGGCACAATGAGTACAAAGCAATTAACAATCTTGACAAATGGTATTGGGGTTGA